The Octadecabacter temperatus nucleotide sequence GAGATTTGCGTTATCACGACTCCGCAAGACCAAGAACAGTTTCGACGTACTTTGGGTGATGGCAGTCAGTGGGGCATTTCACTAACATATATCGAACAACCAAGCCCCGACGGATTGGCGCAAGCGTTCATTCTAGCCGAAGATTTTCTAGATGGTGCACCTTCTGCGCTGGTGCTTGGCGACAACATTTTCTTTGGCCACGGGTTGCCTGAGCTACTGGCTGGCGCCAGCGATCGCGATGTTGGTGGTACAGTCTTTGGCTACCGTGTATCCGATCCAGAACGCTATGGCGTAGTCGCGTTTGATGATGATGCAAAAGCCACTGTTATTATTGAAAAACCGGAGGTGCCACCGTCCAACTACGCTGTAACCGGGCTGTACTTTCTCGATGGGTCCGCTCCGGCCCGTGCCCGCCAGGTGAAACCCTCCGAACGCGGCGAAGTTGAGATTACGTCTTTGCTTC carries:
- the rfbA gene encoding glucose-1-phosphate thymidylyltransferase RfbA; protein product: MTVRTNSRKGIILAGGSGTRLYPITVGISKQLLPVYDKPMVYYPLSVLMLAGIREICVITTPQDQEQFRRTLGDGSQWGISLTYIEQPSPDGLAQAFILAEDFLDGAPSALVLGDNIFFGHGLPELLAGASDRDVGGTVFGYRVSDPERYGVVAFDDDAKATVIIEKPEVPPSNYAVTGLYFLDGSAPARARQVKPSERGEVEITSLLQMYLDEDLLDVERMGRGFAWFDTGTHSSLLDAGNFVRTLTKRQGQQTGCPEEIAFENKWIEIDQLAEQAKKFSKNEYGLYLKSLVEVGSS